The following proteins are encoded in a genomic region of Nicotiana sylvestris chromosome 4, ASM39365v2, whole genome shotgun sequence:
- the LOC138889676 gene encoding uncharacterized protein, which yields MVASWGETLNEDSEDEAGDEQALMSIGESDDEQEIINNENEELSRECMILKAKCKNLEFRANKSESENTELKNQVLELDTSVLELRSENLKRKLVTGKKKVDHTHLTLEENLGKRKDELYRKDEQIRVLKEDLGKKNLETLRNQLASIRSDHGTEFENAKFAEFCDETEESVHVVFDETNILSERHEHEDEAIGLVKDLIEALEQVKVAPKEGIGDGTGCKLDECNAR from the exons atggttgcttcCTGGGGAGAAACATTAaatgaggactcagaagatgaagctggagatgaacaggCACTTATGtccatcggagaatcagatgatgaacaagag ataattaacaatgaaaatgaagagctgtctagggaatgtatgatcctaaaagccaagtgcaaaaatctagagttTAGGGCTAATAAGAGTGAAAgtgaaaatactgagttgaagaaccaggttcttgaacttgacactagtgtcctagaacttaggtctgagaacttaaaacgGAAACTAGTAACAGGAaagaagaaagttgatcacacacatctcaccctagaagaaaacttaggaaaaaggAAGGATGAGCTGTAcaggaaagatgagcagataagagtattaaaagaagatctagggaag aaaaacttagAAACACTTAggaatcaacttgcatcaattaggtctgatcacggaactgaatttgaaaatgctaagtttgctgaattctgTGATGAAACTG aagaaagtgtacatgtagtatttgacgaaactaacattctttctgagagacatgaacatgaagatgaagccattggattggtaaaggatttgaTTGAAGCCTTAGAACAagtcaaagtggcaccaaaagaaggaataggtgatggaacag GATGCAAATtggatgaatgcaatgcaagatga